From a region of the Daphnia pulicaria isolate SC F1-1A chromosome 1, SC_F0-13Bv2, whole genome shotgun sequence genome:
- the LOC124346952 gene encoding collagen alpha-1(I) chain-like: MKLLVIGSVVSCLVAAYLASPSTQSDRSTSRNSSRIARYYHHHYADYYYHPRYQHPPIRQRHYYPESFHHRQVPSRRHSTPSAGQPIVKNKKKTIDDQWSKILWSMAKSRLVPLRRSDVDSQNFDYSSLVSPSSSFRSVAGAGMSEARRPASSSDSSGGSSGTQKRKPTNRKPAASVQDENDEESNKKKPGSGGLPWFLNLVGPPGPPGKDGRDGLVGSMGPAGLQGPQGIQGVHGSPGMQGVQGPPGVQGPQGPPGVPGIQGRDGADGKDGRDGIEGKDGKDGQDGAPGPPGLAGTNGKDGKDGRDGQDGAPGPLGPQGENGKNGQDGKHGQNGKDGQDGAPGPPGAPGKDGKDGTDGTAGQFGQDGTSGQEGQDGQTGAQGAVGPAGTPGKDGQDGQGGNPGLHGLHGTDGEAGDPGTPGLPGEGGEPGIHGAVGPEGTPGTDGTPGTGGTPGSPGSPGSPGSSGTPGIPGEPGEPGQGGVPGVPGIPGIPAGR, encoded by the exons atgaagttgCTG GTCATCGGCTCAGTGGTGTCGTGTTTGGTGGCCGCTTATCTGGCGTCGCCTTCAACTCAAAGTGATCGATCCACCTCTAGGAATTCCAGCAGGATCGCTCGTTATTATCATCACCACTACGCGGATTATTATTACCACCCTCGTTATCAGCATCCACCGATCCGGCAGCGTCATTACTACCCAGAATCCTTCCACCACCGACAAGTGCCTTCTCGCCGCCATTCGACGCCATCTGCCGGCCAACCGAtcgtgaaaaataagaagaaaacgatcGACGATCAATGGTCCAAGATTCTATGGTCCATGGCCAAATCGCGATTGGTGCCACTGAGGAGGAGTGATGTGGACAGTCAGAATTTCGATTATTCGTCATTGGTGAGTCCCAGCAGTTCCTTCCGTTCGGTGGCTGGCGCCGGGATGAGTGAAGCCAGACGGCCGGCGAGCAGCAGCGACTCATCCGGCGGAAGTAGCGGGACTCAGAAGAGGAAACCGACCAACAGGAAACCGGCCGCCAGCGTCCAAGACGAAAATGATGAGGAGTCGAATAAGAAGAAACCCGGAAGCGGAGGATTGCCGTGGTTTTTGAATCTGGTCGGACCTCCAGGGCCTCCTGGAAAGGACGGAAGAGACGGATTGGTGGGATCGATGGGGCCAGCTGGATTGCAAGGACCGCAGGGCATTCAGGGAGTTCACGGAAGTCCTGGTATGCAGGGCGTTCAAGGTCCGCCTGGTGTACAAGGCCCCCAAGGTCCGCCCGGAGTGCCCGGAATTCAAG GGAGGGACGGAGCGGATGGAAAGGACGGCCGTGACGGAATCGAAGGAAAGGATGGAAAAGATGGCCAGGATGGAGCTCCTGGACCTCCAG GATTGGCTGGAACAAACGGAAAAGATGGCAAGGACGGCCGTGATGGGCAAGATGGAGCTCCCGGACCTCTAGGGCCTCAAGGTGAAAATGGCAAAAACGGGCAGGATGGAAAACATGGACAAAACGGCAAAGACGGACAAGATGGAGCTCCAGGACCACCAG GAGCACCTGGAAAAGATGGCAAGGATGGCACAGACGGAACGGCTGGACAATTCGGACAGGATGGAACGAGCGGACAAGAAGGACAAGACGGACAAACGGGAGCACAAGGTGCAGTTGGTCCGGCAGGGACACCCGGAAAAGACGGCCAGGATGGTCAAG GTGGAAATCCGGGTCTCCATGGGCTTCACGGAACGGATGGTGAAGCTGGAGATCCAGGAACTCCCGGACTTCCAGGCGAGGGTGGCGAACCCGGAATTCATGGAGCTGTCGGTCCGGAAGGAACACCTGGAACTGATGGCACGCCGGGAACGGGTGGAACTCCGGGAAGCCCAGGATCGCCAGGATCACCTGGTTCTTCAG gaACTCCCGGTATTCCTGGAGAACCTGGAGAACCTGGACAAGGAGGTGTTCCTGGAGTGCCTGGAATTCCAGGAATTCCTGCAGGTCGATAG
- the LOC124347316 gene encoding collagen alpha-1(I) chain-like, whose amino-acid sequence MKFSVLTLICFAIVLTCRTIAYPMDDGIVTQVVPEEVNATLADAAEDEISWYKPIAVILKPATEKDLEERLNKLSPRTDEELPFEYQHPEVSAPFQQQPLFPWEYESASPWASPFARNSHHGQPEDGLKNYYASLNFPGNVQANLLALARMGLVAIPKKDIGRHKVNETGQKEVQVRTDFRQGEAEKGVEIVSQDKQNANLSNNHNHNHNHKKHKNQWVHELVGPPGPIGPVGPAGKDGVNGINGINGVDGKDGKDGAQGPIGPSGPQGSAGPPGTNGVNGAPGPQGPAGPPGTQGVQGIQGNIGPQGIQGETGDAGLNGKDGLNGLNGKNGAAGPPGPIGQSGVAGTDGKDGKDGAAGPPGPPGLAGTAGQNGKDGVNGKDGKDGTPGAAGPPGPPGADGADGSPGGPGTPGQNGQDGAPGGAGAAGAAGPTGTAGAAGPAGVPGTPGAPGTPGAPAPAP is encoded by the exons ATGAAATTCTCG GTTTTGACGTTGATCTGCTTCGCTATCGTTTTGACTTGCCGGACCATTGCTTACCCGATGGATGACGGAATCGTTACCCAAGTAGTTCCAGAGGAAGTCAATGCTACACTTGCAGACGCCGCTGAGGATGAAATCAGCTGGTACAAGCCGATCGCCGTCATTTTGAAACCGGCCACCGAAAAAGATTTGGAGGAGCGGCTGAATAAACTTTCGCCCAGGACCGACGAAGAGTTGCCATTCGAATACCAACACCCGGAAGTTTCGGCTccgttccagcagcagccgctatTTCCCTGGGAATACGAGTCAGCATCGCCGTGGGCTTCTCCTTTCGCCCGGAATTCCCACCACGGCCAGCCGGAGGAcggattgaaaaattattacgCCAGTTTGAATTTCCCAGGGAATGTTCAGGCCAATTTATTGGCTCTGGCCAGGATGGGGTTGGTGGCCATTCCGAAGAAGGATATCGGCCGCCACAAAGTGAATGAAACCGGGCAGAAAGAGGTTCAAGTCCGGACCGATTTCCGCCAGGGTGAGGCTGAAAAAGGTGTCGAAATTGTGTCCCAGGACAAACAAAACGCTAACCTTAGCAACAATCACAATCACAATCATAACCATaagaaacataaaaaccaaTGGGTTCACGAACTGGTTGGACCTCCCGGACCGATTGGCCCAGTCGGACCTGCag gcAAAGATGGGGTGAACGGAATCAACGGAATTAACGGGGTGGACGGCAAGGATGGCAAAGACGGAGCGCAGGGACCTATTGGGCCATCTGGACCACAAGGATCGGCAG GACCGCCGGGGACAAATGGAGTTAACGGAGCACCGGGGCCTCAGGGTCCCGCCGGACCACCTGGCACGCAGGGCGTGCAAGGCATTCAAGGCAATATAGGACCACAGGGCATTCAAG GAGAAACGGGAGATGCTGGGCTGAATGGCAAAGATGGACTTAACGGATTGAACGGGAAAAATGGTGCAGCTGGTCCTCCTGGGCCCATAG GCCAGTCTGGTGTGGCTGGCACGGATGGGAAAGACGGGAAAGATGGAGCAGCTGGCCCACCTGGCCCTCCAG GTCTTGCTGGCACAGCTGGACAAAATGGAAAGGATGGAGTCAACGGCAAAGATGGGAAAGATGGTACGCCTGGAGCGGCTGGGCCTCCTG GACCTCCGGGCGCCGACGGCGCTGATGGAAGTCCAGGAGGTCCCGGAACTCCTGGCCAGAATGGTCAAGATGGAGCACCAGGAGGTGCTGGAGCAGCTGGAGCTGCTGGCCCGACTGGGACAGCTGGCGCTGCTGGACCAG CTGGAGTACCCGGAACGCCCGGAGCACCAGGAACGCCGGGAGCgcctgctcctgctccttaA
- the LOC124347120 gene encoding collagen alpha-1(I) chain-like, whose product MVASSFYCVLAVFAVIAMALPTDDQGKEHGTAENDHGWYAPIAMILKPISKDKVESKRNVIRPRVSGYGSHPYWLDGSPLQHPALPWYPYGIQRRHLADFLGNWPESYDDSHESQWTRMMWSLKKRGSVYLPKKSISNIDPESFPSSRSLAGAGIAESRNPQATLPNPPAPIIVDKTKNKQGTFPWLVNLAGPPGIPGIDGMDGVDGRDGKDGKDGAQGPAGPPGTKGDIGLSGKDGRDGPAGPPGVMGPIGPPGLQGIQGLSGPIGPPGSPGEKGADGKDGRDGANGMDGKDGTNGAPGPTGPPGTNGKDGQDGQDGQPGVAGPSGPPGTDGKDGKDGVDGKGGKDGQPGLPGPPGTPGQDGKDGTPGQYGKPGKYGADGQDGQSGTPGPVGPGGTPGTGGTPGQTGTGGIPGLPGVAGDGGIPGSAGTPGTPGDAGLPGATGTAGAAGTAGVPGAAGAGGTPGSPGSPGAPGAPAGR is encoded by the exons ATG gtcgCTTCTTCATTTTACTGCGTTTTGGCCGTCTTTGCGGTAATCGCGATGGCCTTGCCCACCGACGACCAGGGGAAAGAACACGGGACGGCCGAAAACGATCACGGATGGTACGCTCCTATTGCCATGATACTGAAGCCGATATCCAAAGACAAAGTTGAAAGCAAACGCAATGTCATCCGACCGAGGGTGTCCGGCTACGGGTCTCATCCCTACTGGCTAGATGGCAGTCCGTTGCAGCATCCAGCGCTTCCGTGGTATCCTTACG GCATCCAGAGAAGACATCTGGCGGATTTTTTGGGCAACTGGCCTGAATCTTACGACGATTCCCATGAAAGCCAATGGACGAGGATGATGTGGTCCTTGAAGAAAAGGGGATCGGTTTATTTGCCAAAGAAATCCATCAGCAATATCGATCCTGAATCCTTTCCAAGTAGTCGGAGCTTGGCAG GTGCTGGGATTGCCGAGTCGAGAAATCCGCAAGCGACGCTTCCTAATCCTCCTGCACCAATAATTGTCGACAagacgaaaaataaacaaggcaCTTTTCCTTGGTTGGTCAATCTGGCTGGACCACCTGGAATTCCag GTATAGATGGGATGGATGGTGTTGATGGAAGAGATGGTAAGGACGGCAAAGACGGAGCTCAAGGGCCTGCCGGCCCTCCAGGAACTAAAGGAGATATTG GTTTGTCAGGGAAAGATGGGCGCGATGGACCTGCAGGGCCACCTGGAGTCATGGGACCTATCGGGCCGCCTGGTTTGCAAGGCATCCAAGGATTAAGCGGGCCAATTGGGCCCCCTGGATCACCTG GGGAAAAGGGGGCGGATGGAAAGGATGGGCGTGATGGAGCCAATGGAATGGACGGCAAGGATGGCACTAATGGAGCTCCAGGTCCAACTG GACCTCCTGGAACAAATGGAAAAGATGGACAGGATGGACAAGATGGCCAACCAGGAGTGGCTGGACCTTCAG GTCCACCTGGTACTGATGGCAAGGACGGCAAGGATGGTGTAGACGGAAAAGGTGGCAAAGATGGACAACCCGGATTGCCTGGGCCCCCTG GCACTCCAGGGCAAGATGGCAAGGATGGTACTCCTGGACAGTACGGGAAACCTGGAAAATACGGTGCAGATGGCCAAGACGGGCAAAGTGGCACTCCTGGCCCGGTTGGTCCTGGAGGAACACCTGGAACTGGCGGAACACCAGGTCAAACTGGAACAG GTGGCATTCCTGGTCTTCCTGGAGTGGCCGGAGACGGTGGCATTCCTGGAAGTGCTGGAACACCGGGCACGCCAGGGGATGCAGGCCTTCCTGGCGCAACTGGAACGGCTGGTGCTGCGGGAACGGCTGGAGTTCCCGGTGCAGCAG GTGCTGGAGGCACTCCAGGATCTCCAGGCTCTCCGGGAGCTCCAGGTGCACCAGCTGGTCGTTAA